CTGGAGTTCCGAATCCGGCCCGGGGTGCGGCACGACGATCTCGGGACGGCAAGCCGATGCGGGAGATTCTACCTTCTTCTGGGCGGGGGCAAAGCGCGGCGGTGTGGCTGCGGGAGCAGTCGATGGCCTGAGATCGCCGTTAGTCGAGGAGCAAGGCGCCCATGCCCGGGAGCAAACCGATCATTGGGGCTGCTGTTGCACGCTCAGGACTTTCTTTGTCTGGCCTGGCGCAGCTTCCCTTCCACCGAGCATTGCGGGCCGAGCGGTGGGGCCTCGCAAGGGGGGATGGGCCCCCTCAACGGGGGGAGCAGTTCTGTCCCTTCCCCGTGGAGTGGGCGGTGGAGCCGCTCGGTGATCTGAATACAGGCAAGCGTAGCGACGCCGCGCGGGCCTTCCGCATGGACTGCGGAGGGGCCGGCGTCGGGATTTGATCGGCTGGAGCGAGTCGCCCGCAGGAATCGGGACCTACGCCTCGGATCGCGCCGCCATCCGAGGCGGCTGCCACCTGCGCCAGCGGGTGCCTCGGCGAATAGTCCGCAGTCGCGCTGGCGGAGCGCAGGCAGACCGCTGTGCTATACTGCCGGAGAACAGTCACCCAGAGAGCGTGGGCCGGGTCCTCGGTGCACGCCAGGCGTGACGGCGGGTTGAGAGGAAGGCCCCGAGTGTCAGCCACCAAGGGCAAGCGGCGCGCCAGCAGCCGTGCGCAAGACTCGCTCGACCTGCTCTTCTCCATCAGCCGTGAATTGACAGCCCAGTTAGACCTGCGAAAGCTGCTGCAGCGGATTCTGCAACTGACGCTGGAAAGCACCGGCGCGCCCAGCGGCAGTATCCTGGTGGTCGGCGAGCGGGGCAAGGTGACAGAAGGCGCGCTGGCCTACGAAGGCCGGGTGCACGACCACACCGCCGACCAGCTCAACGACACCTTCGAACGCGGCCTGGCGGGCTGGGTGGTCGAGCACCGGCAGCCGGCATTGGTGGTCAGCACCCGCGAGGACCCCCGCTGGCTGCGCCGGCCCAGGCAAGAGGCGGACGGCGAGACTCGGTCGGCGGTCTGTGTCCCGCTGACGACCCGCGACCGCGTGGTGGGCGTGCTGACGCTGGTCCACCCCAAGGCCGGTTTCTTCACCGAAGATACGCTGAACATTCTGACGATCATCGCCGATCAGGCGGCCATCGCCGTGCAGAATGCCCACCTGTTTGCGGCGGAGCAGGAACGTCGCCGGTTTGCATCGACGCTGCAGGAGATCGCCCGCGTCATCAACTCGGCGCTGGATCCGAACCAGGTGTTTCCCCAGGTTCTACAGCAGCTGGAGCGCCTGGTCGAATATGACAGCGCCAGCATTATGGTTGTGGATGGCGACCGGCTCCGGCTGGTTGCCGCCTCCGGCTTCCAGGACAACCACGGGATCCTCGGCCACACCCTGCCCGTCGATGATCGCCTGCTGACGGGACTCGTGCTCAAGACCGGCCTGCCGATGATGATCGAGAACGTGCAGGGCCATCCGGGTTGGGTGCTGTCGGACGGCTTGGCTGAGTCGACCCAGATCCGCGGCTGGATCGGGGCTCCGCTGATCGTGCGCGAGCATGCCGTCGGCATATTGAATGTCGACAGCCACCGTGCGGCGGCCTACGGGCAGCCCGAAGTCGACGTGGTTTCGGCCTTTGCCGATGTGGCTGCCACGGCGGTCGCCAACGCCACCCTGTTCGCCGAGAGTCAACGCCAGGTTCGGGCGTTGGCCGCCCTGTCTGAGACCGCCCGGGTGGTGACCGCCAGCCTGAACTTGGATGAGGTCTTGGAGCGAATCCTGACCCAGACCATCCAGACGTTGAATGTCGAGGCCGCCTCGCTGGCCATCCTGGACGAAGCCACGGATGAACTGGAGTTCCGTATCGCCCGCGGCGAGCAAGCTGGCGCAGTGCAGGTCATGCGCATCGCTCGGGGCCAGGGGATCACGGGGTGGGTGGTCGAGCACGGAGAACTGGCCGTCGTCGCCGAAGTCGACCGCGATAGCCGCTTCGATCCCGAAGCCGATACCCGGACCGGTTTCAAAACGCGGGCGATGGCAGTGGCGCCGATCCAGGTTCAGGATCGGACGATCGGTGCGCTGGAGGCCATCAACCCGGCCCGCGGGGAGTTCGTCCCGGAGCAGGCGGAACTGCTGATGGGCATCGCCGGCCTGGCGGGCAGTGCCATTGCCCATGCCCAGTTGTTCTCGGAGACGCAGGCCGCCCGCCAGTTGTACAGTGGTTTGTTTGAGGACAGCGTCGATCCGATCCTGATCAGTGATTTGCAGGGAGGGATTACCGGCGCCAATCAGCGGGCGGAGGCCTTCCTGGGGACCAGGCGTCAGAGCCTGGAAGGCCGGCCGGTTCAGCAAGTGGTGACGGCGAATGGGGCGAGGTTGTCTCAAGACTGGAACGGACTGGCGCCCGGCGAGGAGATCAGCGCCAACGCTCAAGTCAGGCATGCCGATGGGCGGATGCTCCCCGTCGAAGTCCATGTGCGCCGGGTGGATATCGGGCGCCAGCCGTTCCTGCAGTGGATCCTGCGCGATGTCTCGGAGCGGCAGGCATTGGATGAGCTGCGTGCCGACCTGACCTCGATGATCTTTCACGATCTGCGCTCGCCGCTGGGCAACGTGATCTCAAGCCTGGAGGTGCTCCATGCCTCCCTTCCAGCGGAGGACGAAGCGGTGCAATCGGTGCTGGGCATCGCCCTGCGATCCAGCCGCCGCCTATCGCGGCTCGTCGAATCGCTGCTCGACCTGGGCCAGCTCGAATCCGGCAATGCGGTGCTGCACAAGGCGCCAGGCGCCATCGGGACGATCATCGTCGAGGCCGTCGAGGAGGTCTACCCGGTGGCCGAAGCCAAAGGGCATCTGCTGCAGTTCGCCTTCGCGCCCGGGGACCTGCCTCAGGTGGACATGGACTCCGACATGATCCGGCGGGTGCTGATCAACTTGCTGGAGAACGCCATCAAGTACACCCGCAGCGGAGGCCGGATCACTATCTCGGCGCGGCTGCAGGACACGCAGGTGTTGATCAGCGTTGCCGACACCGGACCGGGCATCCCTGCCTCGGCGCAGCAGCAGGTTTTCGAGAAGTTCTCCCGGATCCAGGAAGAGGGGCGGCCCAAGGGGCTGGGCCTGGGTCTGGCGTTCTGCCGGCTGGCGGTCGACGCCCACAACGGCAAGATCTGGGTCGAGAGTCAAGAAGGCCTAGGCTCGATCTTCCATTTCACCTTGCCTGTATAATCAGCTTCCCGAAATCCTCCGACTGCGGCAGGAGCGAGCATGCGAACGTTGGCCCCAGGCGTATATCTCGAAAGCCGCTACCCCGCCATCCACCTCGGCGCGATCGCCTCGGAGTCCGAAATCCTGCTGGTCGATTCGCCCTTGAGGACCGAAGACGCCCGCGACTGGATGGGGGCACTGTCCGGCCACGGTCAGCCGCGCTACCTGGCATTGCTAGACTATCACCCGGATCGGTCCCTCGGCGGGCGGAACCTCGACCTGCCGATCCTGGCGCATGACCTGACCCGGGAGGTCATGACCTCCTGGCCGGACGCCTTCAAGGGAGGCACACGCCCCATCGGGGCGGAGTCCGATCGCCTCAAGCGCATCACCGGTGTCGGCAAGGCTGTGCCAGAAGTCACCTTCGCCGATTCGGCGATGGTGCACGTTGGCAAGCGGCAGGCAGAGCTGATCCACCGACCCGGGCCCCTCCCCGGATCCATCTGGGTGGCAGTTCCTCAGGCGAAGATAGTCTTTGTGGGCGACCTGGTGACTGTGAGCGAACCGCCGTTCTTCGGCGAGTGCGTCATCGACTCATGGATCGCCTCGCTGGCCGAACTCTCCGGACGACGCTGGAAGGACTACACCGTGGTCTCCTCCCGCGAGGGTGCGGTCGGCCGAGAAGCGCTGCGGGCGATGACCCGGCTGCTGCAGAAAGTCGAGGCGCGCCTGGAGAGGGTCGGCGGACGAAGCGTGGCGGCGCAAGCCTGCCAGGCGCTAGCGGTGCAGCTGCTGCGGGGCTACAGGCTGAGCGGGTCGCGGCGGGAGCAGGCGATGATGCGCCTGCAGCTCGGGCTGACCCGCCTGCATGCCCGACTGTACCTGTCCGAGAGCTAGGTCGGGAGAGCCAAGACTCCCCGCCGCGCCCCCGGGCTGCTTCGAGGGGCGCGCCGAGAAGCACTGATCTCAGGCGGTGGCAGGCTGGGCCTATCGCAGCCGGGCTAACACCGAATCGAGGGCGAATGGCGGCCGGATACCTGCCGGTGCTCGAAGTGACCCGCGGCGAGGTCGTCGAGTCGATTCACTACGGGGCGGTGGCGGTGGTCAGCGCTGCCGGCGACCTGGTCGCCAGCTACGGTGACCCCGGGAGCGTCACCTACCTGCGGTCGAGCGCCAAGCCCTTCCAGGCGCTGCCGCTGATCGAGAGTGGAGCGCTGAAGCACTTCGGTTTGTCCTCGGAGCAGCTGGCTGTCATCTGCGCTTCGCACTCGGGCACCGACGAGCACGTGGCCGCTGTGGCCTCAATCCATACCCAGGTCGGCCTCTCCGAGGCCGACCTACAGTGTGGCACCCATCCCCCGGATGATCCGGCGACGCGACGCCGAATGCAGGAGACCCATCAAGTCCCTACCCCGATCCGCCACATGTGCTCAGGCAAGCACAGCGGCATGCTGGCCGTGAGCCGGCACCTGGGTGCGCCGCTGGCCAGCTACCTGGAGCCCGATCACCCCGCCCAGCGTCGGATCCTCGAGGCCCTGGCGGAGATGTCTGGACTGCCTGCGGCGCGAATCGCTATCGGGACGGATGGCTGCTCGGCGCCGACATTCGCTCTGCCCCTGCAGGCTGCGGCCCAGGCCTTCGCTCGGCTGGCGGATGCTGCGGGTCTGGGCGAGGTGCGCCGCGCTGCCAGCCAGGAAGTCTTCTCCGCCATGGTCACCTATCCGGCGATGGTGCATGGGGCCGGCGAGTTTGACACGCGCCTGATGCAGGTCGGCCGCGGCGAGATCCTGTGCAAGCGGGGCGCCGAGGGATATTGCGGGCTGTCGCTCCGCCCCGGAGCACTGGGCCGCGGTTCGCCATCCCTGGGCGTGGCCATCAAGATTGCCGACGGCGACCTCGGCCGCCGGACCGATGTTCCCCCCGGGAACCGGGCCGTGAGCCGCGTCGTGCTTCAGACGCTGCACGATCTCGGCGCGCTCACCCCAGCCCAGGAAGAGGAGCTGGCGGAGTTTGGCGCGCAACCCGTGATCAACAAGCGCCGGCTCGAGGTCGGGTGGATGCGCCCATGCTTCTCGCTGGACCGAGGCAGCTAGCGTGGCAAGCGTGGCCCTCGACGGCCTGCAAGAATCGGCCAGGGCTCTGCTGGGGCTGCAGCTCACACGGCGGCAGTTGGATTCCTTCCGCTGGTACGCCAGCGAGCTCCTGGCCTGGAACAAGCGCCACAACCTGACGGCCATCACCGATCCGCTGGGGA
This sequence is a window from Anaerolineales bacterium. Protein-coding genes within it:
- a CDS encoding GAF domain-containing protein, which translates into the protein MSATKGKRRASSRAQDSLDLLFSISRELTAQLDLRKLLQRILQLTLESTGAPSGSILVVGERGKVTEGALAYEGRVHDHTADQLNDTFERGLAGWVVEHRQPALVVSTREDPRWLRRPRQEADGETRSAVCVPLTTRDRVVGVLTLVHPKAGFFTEDTLNILTIIADQAAIAVQNAHLFAAEQERRRFASTLQEIARVINSALDPNQVFPQVLQQLERLVEYDSASIMVVDGDRLRLVAASGFQDNHGILGHTLPVDDRLLTGLVLKTGLPMMIENVQGHPGWVLSDGLAESTQIRGWIGAPLIVREHAVGILNVDSHRAAAYGQPEVDVVSAFADVAATAVANATLFAESQRQVRALAALSETARVVTASLNLDEVLERILTQTIQTLNVEAASLAILDEATDELEFRIARGEQAGAVQVMRIARGQGITGWVVEHGELAVVAEVDRDSRFDPEADTRTGFKTRAMAVAPIQVQDRTIGALEAINPARGEFVPEQAELLMGIAGLAGSAIAHAQLFSETQAARQLYSGLFEDSVDPILISDLQGGITGANQRAEAFLGTRRQSLEGRPVQQVVTANGARLSQDWNGLAPGEEISANAQVRHADGRMLPVEVHVRRVDIGRQPFLQWILRDVSERQALDELRADLTSMIFHDLRSPLGNVISSLEVLHASLPAEDEAVQSVLGIALRSSRRLSRLVESLLDLGQLESGNAVLHKAPGAIGTIIVEAVEEVYPVAEAKGHLLQFAFAPGDLPQVDMDSDMIRRVLINLLENAIKYTRSGGRITISARLQDTQVLISVADTGPGIPASAQQQVFEKFSRIQEEGRPKGLGLGLAFCRLAVDAHNGKIWVESQEGLGSIFHFTLPV
- a CDS encoding asparaginase — protein: MAAGYLPVLEVTRGEVVESIHYGAVAVVSAAGDLVASYGDPGSVTYLRSSAKPFQALPLIESGALKHFGLSSEQLAVICASHSGTDEHVAAVASIHTQVGLSEADLQCGTHPPDDPATRRRMQETHQVPTPIRHMCSGKHSGMLAVSRHLGAPLASYLEPDHPAQRRILEALAEMSGLPAARIAIGTDGCSAPTFALPLQAAAQAFARLADAAGLGEVRRAASQEVFSAMVTYPAMVHGAGEFDTRLMQVGRGEILCKRGAEGYCGLSLRPGALGRGSPSLGVAIKIADGDLGRRTDVPPGNRAVSRVVLQTLHDLGALTPAQEEELAEFGAQPVINKRRLEVGWMRPCFSLDRGS